CGGGCTGGAGGTCAATGCCAACCACCTGCGCTCGGTACGCAGCGGTCGGGTGCGCGGTGTCTGTAAAGCGCTGCACACCGGCGGCCGTCATCAAGTGTGGCAGATCGATATCTTCGATGAGCAGGCGCGCCTCTGCTGCTCTTCGCGGCTGACCACCGCCGTAGTATGAGTAATTTCGGCGGGTTACCGCCGAAAATCTTCACGATTTATTCACTATTCTTAAGATAATCAGTTAGCACTCCGTGCTATATTACGCGCTACGGGATGTAACGCTTGCGCTCTGATGCAAGCGATTGGGCTGTAACGCGTAATGACTTGATGAAGTTCTTCATTGTCTCTTTAAGCGCTACTGGATACAGGCTTGAAGGATTGATGAATGACAGCATTTAAATTGGCTTTTCTCCACCCGCGTTACTGGCTCACCTGGGCTGGTCTGGGGTTTCTCTGGTTGCTGGTGCAACTCCCTTATCCTTTTCTTTCGCGTCTTGGCGCCGGTCTGGGGCGACAATCACGCCGCTTCCTCAAACGCCGCGAGAAGATCGCAAAACGTAATCTCGAACTCTGTTTTCCTGATATGAGCGACGAGATACGCGAAACGCTTATCGCCAAAAACTTTGTCTCGCTGGGCATGGGCCTGATTGAAACCGGCATGGCCTGGTTCTGGTCCGATAAACGCGTGCGCCGCTGGTTTGACGTTGACGGTTATCAGCACCTGCAGGCCGCGCAGGCAAGCCGCCAGGGGGTTATGGTGGTGGGCGTGCACTTTATGTCGCTGGAGCTTGGTGGCCGCGTGATGGGGCTCTGCCAGCCGATGATGGCGACCTATCGCCCGCATAACAGCCCGGTGATGGAGTGGGTGCAGACCCGTGGACGCATGCGTTCTAATAAATCGATGATCGATCGCCGCAACCTGAAAGGGCTGGTACAGGCACTGAAGCAGGGCGAAGCCGTCTGGTTTGCACCGGATCAGGATTATGGTCGTAAGGGCAGTAGCTTCGCGCCATTCTTCTCGGTCAAAGATGCGGCGACCACCAACGGTACGTTCGTGCTTTCCCGCCTCTCCGGCGCGAAGATGTTGACCGTAACAATGGTGCGTAAAGAGGACAGTTCTGGCTACTCGCTGCACATCGGCCAGGCGCTGGATGATTATCCGGCCCATAACGAATTTGCCGCAGCCAGCTATATGAACCGGGTGATTGAGCGTGAAATTCTGCGCGCGCCGGAACAGTATTTATGGATCCATCGGCGTTTCAAAACGCGCCCGATCGGCGAACCTTCGCTCTACATCTAATTTTTCTTAACGCCCCGTTTCAGGGGCGTTTTGCCGTTTAATTAAAGGGAGTGGTTATGGTCAGGATTATTGCCGCGGGCTGCTTTGCCCTTTTCTCTGCCTGCTCATGGTCAGCTGGCATCACGCTGCTCTGCGATGAGTACAGCGTTGAGGTGGAGCCCAACGGGCTGACGGTAAACGGGCGGCACTTCAGCGATCCGCAAGAGAAGCCGTATGAGATTGGCGATCAGTACACCGGGCGTTCGCTCTTTTACAGTGATAAAGAGGATCAGAACGCAGAAACAAACTGGGTTGCGATCCATATCATTACGCAGCTGGGAAGCGGTAAAAAAGCCTTTTTCTATTCAGATAAAAACCACACCGATGACAAAGCGATCCTCTGTAGCCAGGGGAAGGAAACGCCGTCACCGTAAAGGCGAGCGCAGGGCGTTAACTGCTGAGATTTTCCCATAACTGCAGCTGTGAAAGGGTGAGGGCGTGGGGTAACGCATAGCCTTTAACGGCAGGAAAGAGGCTCTGCCACTCGCTGTCGCGACTCTGCAGAAGGTGCTCTGCGCGATTGTGCAGCCCCAGCATAAAACCGTACGCTTTAATCTCGCGCAAAAAGGGCAGGCTCTCTTGCAGCTCTGCGTGCGCGATGCGCTTATCAAGAACAATCTCGATACGCTCCGCTGCAACATCATGGCTGGTGCAGAGATGATGAAGCGTGGCGAGATAATCGCTATCGTTCAGCCGCTGCGGCGGTAACGTAAAAGAGAAACAGAGCGTCTCTTTCTTTTTCGCCAGCTGGCACAGCGTTGTAAAAATAAATTCGGCCACGCTCGGCGGCTGCCCGCATGTTATCTCTACCGGACGGGGGAGTGCAGGGCGATCGCTGTATTCAAAAAAACGCGC
This Kosakonia cowanii JCM 10956 = DSM 18146 DNA region includes the following protein-coding sequences:
- a CDS encoding EAL domain-containing protein, with translation MKSIIVDIADKKLLVTAEFLPVTDLSGKNILCYQTSARFFEYSDRPALPRPVEITCGQPPSVAEFIFTTLCQLAKKKETLCFSFTLPPQRLNDSDYLATLHHLCTSHDVAAERIEIVLDKRIAHAELQESLPFLREIKAYGFMLGLHNRAEHLLQSRDSEWQSLFPAVKGYALPHALTLSQLQLWENLSS
- the lpxP gene encoding kdo(2)-lipid IV(A) palmitoleoyltransferase; amino-acid sequence: MTAFKLAFLHPRYWLTWAGLGFLWLLVQLPYPFLSRLGAGLGRQSRRFLKRREKIAKRNLELCFPDMSDEIRETLIAKNFVSLGMGLIETGMAWFWSDKRVRRWFDVDGYQHLQAAQASRQGVMVVGVHFMSLELGGRVMGLCQPMMATYRPHNSPVMEWVQTRGRMRSNKSMIDRRNLKGLVQALKQGEAVWFAPDQDYGRKGSSFAPFFSVKDAATTNGTFVLSRLSGAKMLTVTMVRKEDSSGYSLHIGQALDDYPAHNEFAAASYMNRVIEREILRAPEQYLWIHRRFKTRPIGEPSLYI